The Acidobacteriota bacterium genome has a window encoding:
- a CDS encoding penicillin acylase family protein: protein MTRVVSRLVRGLAAAIVLVLVLAVAAAFWAHRTLRASLPALDGEIVGEGLELPVDLLRDSHGIVTVRGRSRRDVAWGLGFAHAQDRFFQMDMARRRAAGELAELLGPAALDTDRGARVHRMRARAERMLASAPLDDRALFEAYTAGVNAGLAALRSRPFEYWLLRTEPAPWRPEDSALVTTSMFFQLQDSTGRTDSRQGLMTDLLPAPLVDFLTPRGTEWDAPLVGPAFAPASIVDASVVNLREQGAVPKAAGAMKPLPGATWGLADLFSPPDAGGDLTVGSNNWAVAGTHTADGRALVADDMHLGLGVPNVWYRASLEWSDTSGDVPNHQVTGATLPGLPSVVVGSNTLVAWGFTNTTGDWSDLVLIEPHPEAPETRYRTPDGYAAFERHVERIAVRGGAPVEIEVRETRWGPLVDT, encoded by the coding sequence GTGACGCGAGTCGTATCCCGCCTCGTGCGCGGTCTCGCGGCCGCGATCGTCCTGGTGCTCGTCCTTGCCGTCGCCGCGGCGTTCTGGGCCCACCGGACGCTTCGCGCGAGTCTCCCCGCGCTCGACGGAGAGATCGTCGGCGAGGGCCTCGAACTGCCAGTCGACCTGCTGCGCGACAGCCACGGGATCGTGACCGTGCGGGGGCGCAGCCGGCGCGACGTGGCGTGGGGGCTGGGCTTCGCGCACGCGCAGGATCGCTTCTTCCAGATGGACATGGCGCGCCGCCGGGCCGCCGGCGAACTCGCCGAGTTGCTCGGGCCGGCGGCCCTCGACACCGACCGCGGCGCCCGCGTGCACCGGATGCGCGCACGTGCCGAACGCATGCTGGCCTCGGCCCCCCTCGACGATCGCGCCCTGTTCGAGGCCTACACCGCCGGCGTCAACGCGGGCCTTGCCGCCCTGCGGTCGCGCCCCTTCGAGTACTGGCTGCTCCGGACCGAGCCCGCACCATGGCGCCCGGAGGACTCGGCGCTCGTCACGACGTCGATGTTCTTCCAGCTGCAGGACTCGACGGGGCGCACCGACTCGCGCCAGGGCCTGATGACCGACCTGCTGCCCGCACCGCTCGTCGACTTCCTCACACCGCGCGGCACGGAGTGGGACGCCCCGCTCGTCGGCCCCGCGTTCGCACCCGCTTCCATCGTCGACGCCAGCGTCGTGAACCTGCGCGAGCAGGGCGCCGTGCCGAAGGCGGCCGGCGCGATGAAGCCTTTGCCGGGGGCCACCTGGGGGCTCGCCGACCTCTTCTCGCCGCCCGATGCGGGTGGCGACCTGACCGTGGGCTCGAACAACTGGGCCGTCGCCGGCACGCACACCGCCGACGGGCGCGCGCTCGTGGCCGACGACATGCACCTCGGCCTCGGCGTGCCGAACGTGTGGTATCGCGCGTCGCTCGAGTGGTCCGACACGAGCGGCGACGTGCCCAACCATCAGGTCACCGGCGCCACGCTGCCGGGACTGCCGTCGGTCGTCGTCGGCAGCAACACGCTCGTTGCGTGGGGCTTCACGAACACGACGGGCGACTGGTCCGATCTCGTGTTGATCGAGCCGCACCCCGAGGCGCCGGAGACGCGCTACCGGACGCCCGACGGCTATGCGGCCTTCGAACGCCACGTCGAACGGATTGCGGTGCGCGGCGGTGCGCCGGTCGAGATCGAGGTGCGTGAGACCCGGTGGGGCCCGCTGGTCGACACCGA
- a CDS encoding cyclopropane-fatty-acyl-phospholipid synthase family protein → MNGYESHGVPELAHDLPTPAAEALTPTGRWRDLLGATLRPAVLRALRDWQAGRLTVHLPDGTVHAVGGADAEPHATLRVARDAFFADFVLRGDIGAGESYMAGDWSTDDLPTFIELALLNQQAVGRDDSWITALMNVPNDIAHWLRRNTRQGSRRNIQRHYDLSNDLFALFLDRSMTYSAAVFDSPGEHLTRAQERKFARFGEALRLGPADHVLEIGCGWGAFAVFAARTYGCRVTGITISREQFDLATSRVAAAGLGDRVDVRLCDYRDVTGAFDKIVSIEMLEAVGREHWPVFFAACDERLRPGGLVGIQTISMPDDRFEAYARRCDWIQKYIFPGGLLPSISELCRAMAARTRLTLRRVDDIAPHYATTLARWRSTFFSRVDDVRALGFDDRFIRMWDFYLATCEAAFRTRFLGTLQLVIGRAGERPVL, encoded by the coding sequence ATGAACGGGTACGAGAGTCACGGAGTCCCAGAACTGGCGCACGACCTGCCGACCCCGGCCGCCGAGGCGCTGACGCCGACGGGGCGCTGGCGCGACCTGCTCGGCGCGACCCTGCGGCCGGCGGTGCTCCGCGCGCTTCGCGACTGGCAGGCCGGCCGTCTCACGGTCCACCTGCCCGACGGCACCGTCCACGCCGTGGGCGGAGCCGATGCCGAGCCGCACGCCACGCTCCGCGTGGCCCGCGACGCCTTCTTCGCCGACTTCGTGTTGCGCGGCGACATCGGGGCGGGGGAGTCGTACATGGCGGGCGACTGGTCGACCGACGACCTGCCGACGTTCATCGAGCTGGCGCTGCTCAACCAGCAGGCCGTGGGGCGCGACGACTCGTGGATCACCGCGTTGATGAACGTCCCCAACGACATCGCACACTGGCTGCGGAGGAACACCCGCCAGGGCAGCCGGCGCAATATCCAGCGTCACTACGATCTGAGCAACGATCTCTTCGCCCTCTTCCTCGACCGGTCGATGACGTACTCGGCCGCGGTGTTCGACTCGCCCGGCGAGCACCTGACCCGGGCGCAGGAGCGCAAGTTCGCCCGGTTCGGTGAGGCCCTGCGGCTCGGGCCGGCCGATCACGTGCTGGAGATCGGGTGTGGCTGGGGCGCCTTCGCGGTGTTCGCGGCGCGCACGTACGGGTGCCGGGTGACGGGCATCACGATCTCGCGCGAGCAGTTCGACCTCGCGACGTCACGCGTGGCCGCGGCCGGCCTCGGCGACCGCGTCGATGTCCGTCTGTGCGACTATCGCGACGTCACGGGGGCGTTCGACAAGATCGTGTCGATCGAGATGCTCGAGGCCGTCGGGCGTGAGCACTGGCCGGTGTTCTTCGCCGCCTGCGACGAGCGGCTGCGTCCCGGCGGGCTCGTCGGCATCCAGACGATCTCGATGCCCGACGATCGCTTCGAGGCCTACGCGAGGCGTTGCGACTGGATTCAGAAGTACATCTTCCCCGGCGGGCTCCTGCCGTCGATCTCGGAGTTGTGCCGCGCGATGGCCGCGCGGACGCGTCTCACCCTGCGGCGTGTCGACGACATCGCGCCGCACTACGCCACCACGCTCGCCCGCTGGCGGTCGACCTTCTTCTCGCGCGTCGACGACGTGCGGGCGCTCGGTTTCGACGACCGGTTCATCCGCATGTGGGACTTCTACCTCGCCACGTGCGAGGCAGCGTTCCGCACCCGGTTTCTCGGGACGCTGCAGCTCGTGATCGGCCGGGCTGGCGAGCGGCCCGTGCTGTGA
- a CDS encoding fumarylacetoacetate hydrolase family protein — translation MLRWLAPVPRPGKIVAVGLNYRDHAAEARLEVPAEPVVFAKFSSAATGSGHAIVLPARAPRRVDFEAELVVVIGRRVRRAGPDEARNAVLGYCNGNDVSARDLQKREGQWVRAKSCDTFAPMGPWILTSDEVGDPHALDVQLRVNGALMQSSNTREMIFPIPDLVSFISQTVTLEPGDVIFTGTPPGVGFARRPPVYLQPGDEVVVEIGPLGRLVNPVVAEG, via the coding sequence ATGCTCCGCTGGCTGGCACCCGTGCCGAGGCCGGGCAAGATCGTCGCCGTCGGCCTCAACTACCGCGACCACGCGGCGGAGGCCCGTCTCGAGGTGCCCGCCGAGCCCGTCGTCTTCGCGAAGTTCTCGAGCGCCGCCACCGGCTCGGGCCACGCCATCGTCCTGCCCGCCCGTGCCCCGCGCCGGGTCGATTTCGAGGCCGAGCTCGTCGTCGTCATCGGACGCCGCGTGCGCCGCGCCGGGCCGGACGAGGCCCGCAATGCCGTCCTCGGCTACTGCAACGGCAACGACGTGAGCGCTCGCGACCTGCAGAAGCGCGAGGGCCAGTGGGTGCGGGCGAAGTCGTGTGACACCTTCGCGCCGATGGGCCCGTGGATCCTCACCTCGGACGAGGTGGGCGACCCGCATGCGCTCGACGTCCAGCTGCGGGTGAATGGCGCCCTGATGCAGTCGTCGAACACACGGGAGATGATCTTCCCGATTCCCGATCTCGTGTCGTTCATCTCGCAGACGGTGACGCTCGAGCCCGGCGACGTCATCTTCACCGGCACGCCGCCCGGCGTCGGGTTCGCGCGGCGGCCGCCCGTCTACCTGCAGCCCGGCGATGAGGTCGTCGTCGAGATCGGCCCGCTCGGCCGGCTGGTCAATCCCGTGGTGGCCGAGGGCTGA
- a CDS encoding DUF72 domain-containing protein has translation MVYTGTSGFNYPEWKGRFYPADLPAAKMLPFYAGRLPTVEINYTFYRMPTSALLAGWAAQVGERFRFTLKAPKRITHDRRLKEPTALVPGFVEVAASLGTRLACLLFQLPPNLKCDTGLFDEFLATLPPRVSAAFEFRHVSWLDDAIYQRLADRNLALCLADTAEREAPWVVTADYGYLRLRDEGYTERDLQSWAARVAAESGWREAFVYFKHEDEGKGPEFAERFIASLPPGAAAPTA, from the coding sequence ATGGTCTACACCGGCACCTCAGGGTTCAACTATCCCGAGTGGAAGGGGCGATTCTACCCTGCCGACCTGCCGGCCGCGAAAATGCTGCCTTTCTATGCCGGGCGCCTGCCGACCGTCGAGATCAACTACACCTTCTACCGCATGCCGACGTCCGCCCTGCTCGCCGGGTGGGCGGCTCAGGTCGGCGAGCGGTTCAGGTTCACGCTGAAGGCGCCCAAGCGCATCACGCACGACCGCCGGCTGAAAGAGCCGACGGCCCTCGTCCCGGGGTTCGTCGAGGTCGCGGCCTCTCTCGGCACGCGGCTCGCGTGCCTGCTGTTCCAGCTGCCGCCGAACCTGAAGTGCGACACGGGGCTGTTTGACGAGTTCCTGGCGACGCTGCCGCCGCGTGTGTCTGCAGCCTTCGAGTTCCGGCACGTGTCGTGGCTCGACGACGCCATCTACCAGCGGCTCGCCGATCGCAACCTGGCTCTCTGCCTGGCCGATACGGCCGAGCGCGAGGCCCCGTGGGTCGTCACGGCCGACTACGGCTACCTGCGGCTGCGCGATGAGGGGTATACCGAACGCGACCTCCAGTCCTGGGCGGCACGCGTCGCGGCCGAGTCCGGCTGGCGGGAGGCCTTCGTCTACTTCAAGCACGAAGACGAAGGCAAAGGGCCCGAGTTCGCCGAGCGGTTCATCGCCTCGCTGCCGCCTGGCGCGGCGGCGCCGACGGCTTGA
- a CDS encoding ABC transporter ATP-binding protein, which translates to MLFQKTKPASTIDVADPGAPLISMRQIEKFYAHGVSKTFVLRRIDLDIKDGEFVSIMGPSGAGKSTILHIMGMHDSAWSGEYVFLGQSVHAMAKKERAELHKRYFGFVFQSYHLLDHLTVYENLEIPLSYRDVRRAERESIVCDVLDRFQIVGKKDLYPTQLSGGQQQLVAVARAVVASPRVILADEPTGNLHSEQGREIMELFKRLNAAGTTIVQVTHSETNAAYGDRVIRLRDGWIDED; encoded by the coding sequence ATGCTGTTCCAGAAGACGAAGCCCGCCTCGACCATCGACGTCGCCGACCCTGGCGCGCCGCTCATCTCGATGCGGCAGATCGAGAAGTTCTACGCGCACGGCGTCAGCAAGACCTTCGTCCTGCGCCGGATCGACCTCGACATCAAGGACGGGGAGTTCGTCTCGATCATGGGGCCGTCTGGCGCCGGCAAGTCGACGATTCTCCACATCATGGGGATGCACGACAGCGCGTGGAGCGGCGAGTACGTCTTTCTCGGACAGAGTGTGCACGCGATGGCCAAGAAGGAACGGGCGGAGCTGCACAAGCGATACTTCGGCTTCGTCTTCCAGAGCTACCACCTGCTCGACCATCTCACGGTGTACGAGAACCTCGAGATCCCGCTCTCGTACCGGGACGTCAGACGCGCCGAACGCGAGAGCATCGTGTGCGACGTGCTCGACCGCTTCCAGATCGTCGGGAAGAAGGACCTCTACCCCACCCAACTCTCGGGCGGCCAGCAGCAGCTCGTGGCCGTGGCCCGCGCGGTCGTGGCCAGCCCGAGGGTCATCCTGGCGGACGAGCCCACGGGGAACCTCCACTCGGAGCAGGGGCGCGAGATCATGGAGTTGTTCAAGCGCCTGAACGCTGCCGGCACCACGATCGTGCAGGTCACCCACTCGGAGACCAACGCCGCCTATGGCGATCGGGTCATCCGGCTGCGCGACGGGTGGATTGACGAGGACTGA
- a CDS encoding penicillin acylase family protein, which produces PRVVSPDSGRLWTANNRLVDGAWLRLLGDGGYDVGARGAQIRDGLLAIDKATTNDMLRIQLDDRALFLERWRRLAFETLDDPALAGIAVHGEARELLDRSWTGRASVDSVAYRLVRAFRLRVAERAFLPLVAPCREVDPTFPIVPRAVEGALWQLVTERPPHLLGPDYADWAALLRSAWEDVVAELTANGRRLADRTWGEWNTARIQHPLSRFVPSLARWLDMPGDPLPGDTAMPRVQGPAFGASQRMAVSPGNERAGYFQMPAGQSGHPLSPFYRSLHRAWVDGQPTPFLPGQVEHRLRLMPAGPR; this is translated from the coding sequence CCGCGCGTCGTCTCGCCCGACTCGGGGCGCCTGTGGACGGCCAACAACCGGCTCGTCGACGGCGCGTGGCTGCGCCTGCTCGGAGACGGCGGGTACGACGTCGGCGCGCGAGGGGCCCAGATCCGCGACGGCCTGCTGGCCATCGACAAGGCGACGACCAATGACATGCTGCGGATTCAGCTCGACGATCGGGCACTCTTCCTCGAGCGTTGGCGGCGCCTGGCCTTCGAGACGCTCGACGACCCCGCACTTGCCGGCATCGCGGTGCACGGCGAGGCCCGGGAGCTGCTCGACCGCTCCTGGACGGGGCGGGCGTCGGTCGACTCGGTCGCGTATCGCCTCGTCCGCGCGTTCCGCCTGAGGGTCGCCGAACGGGCGTTCCTGCCGCTCGTCGCGCCCTGCCGCGAGGTCGACCCGACGTTTCCCATCGTGCCGCGCGCCGTCGAGGGCGCGCTGTGGCAGCTGGTCACCGAACGCCCGCCGCACCTGCTCGGTCCCGACTACGCCGATTGGGCGGCACTCCTGCGCTCGGCGTGGGAGGACGTCGTCGCGGAGCTCACCGCCAACGGACGTCGGCTCGCGGACCGCACGTGGGGCGAGTGGAACACGGCCCGGATCCAGCACCCGCTCAGCCGGTTCGTGCCGTCGCTCGCCCGCTGGCTCGACATGCCGGGCGACCCGCTGCCGGGTGACACCGCGATGCCCCGCGTGCAGGGACCGGCGTTTGGTGCGTCACAGCGGATGGCCGTCTCTCCTGGCAACGAACGCGCCGGCTACTTCCAGATGCCGGCCGGCCAGAGCGGACACCCCCTCTCGCCGTTCTACCGGTCGCTCCACCGCGCCTGGGTCGACGGTCAACCGACGCCGTTTCTGCCGGGCCAGGTCGAACACCGGCTGCGGTTGATGCCCGCCGGGCCACGCTGA
- a CDS encoding RNA-binding protein: MGRRLYVGNLPYKTTDEDLQALFGQAGAVESVRVMRDLTTGRARGFAFVQMASDADAQKAVEQFHEYQLDGRALVVNEARPKPAVGGGRGDFAGGGFGGPREPRW; encoded by the coding sequence ATGGGCCGGAGACTCTACGTCGGAAACCTCCCCTACAAGACGACGGACGAAGACCTGCAGGCGCTGTTCGGGCAGGCGGGTGCCGTCGAGAGCGTGCGCGTGATGCGCGACCTCACCACCGGGCGGGCGCGCGGGTTCGCGTTCGTGCAGATGGCGAGTGACGCCGACGCGCAGAAGGCCGTCGAGCAGTTTCACGAGTATCAGCTCGACGGGCGGGCGCTCGTGGTGAACGAAGCGCGGCCGAAGCCGGCCGTCGGCGGCGGGAGGGGAGATTTCGCGGGGGGCGGCTTCGGCGGGCCGCGCGAGCCGCGCTGGTAG
- a CDS encoding SCO family protein encodes MRFRVLVACLSVALAGAACRSAPPPPGPVERYPLTGQLLALRPDIREVRLHHDEIPDYMPAMTMSLGVKDAHELDGLVRGDLVEATLVVSSTDAWLEGIRKVGHADIVRGDDAEGEDDLPLGPADLLAAGDAVPDATFVDENGRPWRPADAAGRAMVLTFIDTRCPLPTSCPLITRYLREVQQMVHDRGDLRDRVQVVSVSIDPAFDTPEVLREYGAANGADRAVWTFVTAEQDVVERYAGRFGVAIVRNPVREADVRHTLRTAVVGPDGRIVRIYSGSGWTPAEIVATLAATMASQS; translated from the coding sequence ATGAGGTTCCGCGTGCTCGTCGCCTGCCTGTCGGTCGCCCTCGCCGGTGCCGCCTGCCGGTCGGCCCCGCCGCCACCGGGCCCAGTCGAGCGGTACCCGCTCACGGGACAGCTGCTCGCCTTGCGCCCGGATATCCGCGAGGTGAGGCTGCACCACGACGAGATCCCCGACTACATGCCGGCGATGACGATGTCGCTCGGCGTCAAGGACGCGCATGAGCTCGACGGTCTGGTGCGGGGCGACCTCGTCGAGGCGACCCTCGTGGTCTCGAGCACGGACGCCTGGCTCGAAGGCATCCGCAAGGTCGGCCACGCCGACATCGTCCGCGGAGACGACGCGGAGGGAGAAGACGACCTGCCGCTCGGGCCCGCCGACCTGCTGGCGGCCGGCGATGCCGTGCCGGACGCGACGTTCGTGGACGAGAACGGCCGGCCGTGGCGGCCCGCCGACGCGGCAGGCCGGGCCATGGTCCTGACGTTCATCGACACGCGGTGTCCGCTGCCCACGTCCTGCCCGCTCATCACGCGCTACCTGCGCGAGGTGCAGCAGATGGTCCACGACCGTGGTGACCTGAGAGATCGCGTGCAGGTCGTGAGCGTGTCGATCGACCCGGCCTTCGACACGCCGGAGGTCCTTCGGGAGTACGGCGCAGCCAACGGCGCCGACCGGGCGGTGTGGACGTTCGTGACCGCCGAGCAGGACGTCGTCGAGCGGTATGCCGGTCGCTTCGGCGTCGCGATCGTCCGGAACCCGGTTCGCGAGGCCGATGTCCGGCACACCCTGCGCACCGCGGTCGTCGGGCCGGACGGGCGCATCGTGCGGATCTACAGCGGGTCGGGGTGGACGCCGGCGGAGATCGTGGCCACGCTGGCCGCGACGATGGCAAGCCAGTCCTGA
- a CDS encoding DUF1365 family protein, whose protein sequence is MFEQSALYVGTVVHDRRHGPRHQFRYPLYMHLLDLEELPALDRTLRLFGHNRARPVSFRDADHLGDRGRPLAENLRAWVETQGVEWPGGRVTLLTHCRVFGYVFNPVSFFYLHDRAGQLAAIVAEVNNTFGERHCYLLGPSTEVASTSTRRAWRDKKVFHVSPFFPLDGSYRFEMSAPADDVVARIDLTVADVLRFRATLALERVPLDDRALARMLIRYPLMTARVMGAIHWEALRLWRKGVPFWSKPRYDPEAARRGVA, encoded by the coding sequence ATGTTCGAGCAGTCGGCCCTCTACGTCGGGACGGTCGTCCACGATCGCCGCCACGGACCCCGGCACCAGTTCCGGTACCCGCTGTACATGCACCTGCTCGACCTCGAGGAGCTGCCCGCGCTCGACCGCACGCTGCGCCTCTTCGGCCACAACCGCGCCCGTCCCGTCAGTTTCCGCGATGCCGATCACCTCGGGGACCGCGGGCGCCCGCTGGCCGAGAACCTCCGTGCGTGGGTCGAGACGCAGGGCGTCGAGTGGCCCGGCGGACGCGTCACCCTGCTGACGCATTGCCGCGTATTCGGGTACGTGTTCAATCCGGTGAGCTTCTTTTATCTCCACGACAGGGCCGGCCAGCTCGCCGCGATCGTCGCTGAGGTGAACAACACCTTCGGCGAGCGCCACTGCTACCTGCTCGGACCGTCGACCGAGGTGGCGTCGACGTCGACGCGTCGCGCCTGGCGCGACAAGAAGGTCTTCCACGTCTCGCCCTTCTTCCCGCTCGATGGCTCGTATCGCTTCGAGATGTCGGCGCCGGCCGATGACGTCGTCGCGCGGATCGACCTGACCGTGGCCGACGTGCTGCGGTTCCGGGCGACGCTGGCGCTCGAGCGCGTGCCGCTCGACGACCGCGCCCTCGCGCGCATGTTGATCCGATATCCCCTGATGACGGCACGGGTCATGGGGGCGATCCACTGGGAAGCCCTGAGGCTGTGGCGCAAGGGCGTGCCGTTCTGGTCGAAGCCTCGATACGACCCCGAGGCCGCTCGCAGAGGAGTTGCGTAG
- a CDS encoding redoxin domain-containing protein, translating to MELQRRQKDLEARGLGLAVITHDAPEILERFAAERGITYPLLADPDSIIIKRYDLLNETIEPTNRVYGIPHPGTFVIGRDGRVRSRFFEAAYQERNTAASILARTGGSAGSGPSVTRSTPHLQVTASATDDVVAPGSRFSIVFDVTPGPGMHVYAPGEHGYQVVSVELDPRPWLTAHQIVYPPSEIYHFKPLDERVEVYRTSFRLVQDVTIVATPAAQRELGALSDVTLTGRVKYQACDDTICYMPTSVPLSWTVELRQLVR from the coding sequence GTGGAGCTGCAACGCCGTCAGAAGGACCTCGAGGCGCGAGGGCTCGGCCTCGCGGTCATTACGCATGATGCTCCTGAGATTCTCGAGCGGTTCGCCGCCGAGCGCGGCATCACCTACCCGCTGCTTGCCGATCCGGACTCGATCATCATCAAGCGGTACGACCTGCTGAACGAGACGATCGAGCCGACGAATCGTGTCTACGGCATCCCACACCCTGGCACCTTCGTCATCGGTCGGGACGGACGCGTCAGATCACGATTCTTCGAGGCGGCTTACCAGGAGCGAAACACGGCGGCGAGCATTCTCGCGCGCACCGGCGGGAGCGCTGGGAGCGGGCCCTCTGTCACGCGGTCGACGCCGCATCTGCAGGTCACCGCCAGCGCGACCGACGACGTGGTCGCGCCCGGCAGCCGGTTCTCGATCGTCTTCGACGTGACGCCGGGGCCCGGGATGCACGTCTACGCCCCGGGCGAGCACGGCTACCAGGTCGTGTCGGTAGAGCTCGATCCGCGACCGTGGCTGACCGCCCACCAGATCGTGTATCCGCCGTCGGAGATCTACCACTTCAAGCCGCTCGACGAGCGCGTGGAGGTGTACCGGACGTCATTCAGGCTCGTGCAGGACGTCACGATTGTCGCCACACCAGCCGCGCAGAGGGAGCTTGGGGCGCTCTCCGACGTCACGTTGACCGGCCGCGTGAAGTACCAGGCGTGCGACGACACCATCTGCTACATGCCCACTTCAGTCCCGCTGTCCTGGACGGTCGAGCTGCGGCAGCTCGTACGGTGA
- a CDS encoding alpha/beta fold hydrolase, which yields MHDARAAADGLHAPAVPDFDPIPAWRGAHQMTIYAWGRPRRFPRLPPPVPRFFDVAADARVLAHTYWQPRRVTHPTLVALHGLEGSSAAHYMQGLADKAFARGFNVLLLNQRNCGGTEHLSAGLYHSGLTADPLAVLHELVAVDRLPSIAIVGYSLGGNLALKLAGELGRDAPPQLHAVCAVSPTIDLARCVDALERPTNRLYQWNFVRNLKARLRRKAAAFPGAFDVTLLRGLHTVREFDERYTAPYFGYADAADYYHRASALRVMDRIAVPTLILTAADDPFVPPAQFHDPAVAGNAALTVMITAGGGHCAFVSARRDGDDGYWAEAMAVGFASRHVVKPSAPPRQAAARR from the coding sequence ATGCACGACGCCCGAGCGGCCGCCGACGGCCTCCACGCGCCCGCGGTCCCCGACTTCGACCCCATCCCGGCCTGGCGCGGGGCGCACCAGATGACCATCTACGCCTGGGGCCGGCCCCGGCGCTTTCCCCGGCTGCCGCCACCAGTGCCACGCTTCTTCGACGTCGCGGCCGATGCGCGCGTGCTCGCACACACGTACTGGCAGCCGCGACGCGTGACGCACCCGACGCTCGTCGCCCTCCACGGGCTCGAGGGGTCGAGCGCCGCCCACTACATGCAGGGCCTCGCCGACAAGGCGTTCGCCCGGGGCTTCAACGTGTTGCTGCTCAACCAGCGCAACTGCGGCGGCACCGAGCACCTGTCGGCCGGCCTCTACCATTCCGGCCTCACCGCCGATCCCCTCGCCGTCCTGCACGAGCTCGTCGCCGTCGACCGCCTGCCGTCGATCGCCATCGTGGGCTACTCGCTCGGCGGCAACCTGGCGCTCAAGCTGGCCGGTGAACTCGGCCGCGACGCGCCGCCCCAACTGCACGCGGTGTGCGCTGTCTCGCCCACCATCGACCTCGCCCGGTGCGTGGACGCGCTCGAGCGCCCCACGAACCGCCTGTACCAGTGGAACTTCGTCCGAAACCTGAAGGCGCGGCTGCGGCGCAAGGCGGCGGCGTTCCCCGGGGCGTTCGACGTCACCCTCTTGCGCGGTCTCCACACCGTGCGGGAGTTCGATGAGCGCTACACGGCGCCGTATTTCGGCTACGCGGACGCCGCCGACTACTACCATCGTGCGAGCGCGCTTCGCGTGATGGACCGCATCGCGGTGCCCACGCTGATCCTGACGGCCGCCGACGATCCGTTCGTGCCGCCCGCGCAGTTCCACGATCCCGCCGTGGCCGGCAACGCCGCCCTCACGGTGATGATCACCGCCGGCGGCGGGCACTGTGCGTTCGTCTCGGCCCGCCGCGACGGCGACGACGGGTACTGGGCCGAAGCGATGGCCGTCGGCTTCGCCAGCCGGCATGTCGTCAAGCCGTCGGCGCCGCCGCGCCAGGCGGCAGCGAGGCGATGA